Proteins from a single region of Fodinibius sp. Rm-B-1B1-1:
- the pyrE gene encoding orotate phosphoribosyltransferase: MIIDQQFSKEIALDLLKINAVILRPNDPFTWSSGWNSPIYCDNRLTMRYPKIRKKIAKKFVEFINEKYSDVDVITGTATAGIPHAAWVAENMDKPMSYVRAKAKAYGLGNQIEGGIQKGETTVIIEDLISTGGSAISVVEALQFISAEIEAVLSIFTYGFDKATKRFKDAGVPMFTLTDYSTLIDVASEHDYVNKSDLETLAEWRKTPDTWPN, from the coding sequence ATGATTATTGATCAACAATTTTCAAAAGAAATTGCACTCGATTTACTTAAGATTAACGCGGTTATCCTCCGCCCCAACGATCCATTTACGTGGTCTTCGGGTTGGAATTCCCCTATCTATTGTGATAACCGGCTGACGATGCGTTATCCAAAAATACGTAAGAAGATTGCGAAAAAGTTCGTTGAATTTATAAACGAAAAATATTCTGACGTTGATGTCATTACGGGTACCGCCACTGCAGGTATCCCCCACGCGGCTTGGGTAGCCGAAAATATGGATAAACCAATGTCATATGTCCGTGCCAAAGCAAAAGCTTACGGGCTGGGTAACCAGATTGAAGGTGGCATCCAAAAAGGCGAAACCACGGTAATTATTGAAGACCTTATTTCTACCGGCGGGTCGGCTATTTCAGTAGTCGAAGCCCTGCAGTTTATCAGCGCCGAAATTGAAGCCGTGCTAAGCATTTTCACCTATGGATTTGATAAAGCGACCAAACGATTTAAGGATGCGGGCGTACCTATGTTTACCCTTACCGACTATTCTACGCTTATTGATGTAGCCAGCGAACACGATTACGTGAATAAATCTGATCTGGAGACATTGGCCGAATGGCGTAAAACTCCCGACACCTGGCCAAATTAA
- the miaB gene encoding tRNA (N6-isopentenyl adenosine(37)-C2)-methylthiotransferase MiaB, with translation MDQRNFYIETYGCQMNVSDTEIVNSILMEEGMQPVNEPDDAEVVFINTCSIRENAEERVWNRLKEFKALKRERDKDMTVGVLGCMAERIREKIMEKEELVDLVVGPDAYRDLPKLLSDVDDGRKAVNTILSLEETYADIKPVRRNDNGVSAFVTIMRGCDNMCAFCVVPFTRGRERSRKADSIIEELQQLSNQGYKEVTLLGQNVNSYDDGENSFADLMYKASQVDPEMRIRFSSPHPKDFPEELLEIIAEQPNLCNYIHIPAQSGNNEVLERMRRPYTREQYLELVEKMRDIIPGVTLSTDIITGFCGETEEEHEDTMSLMAKVKYDLAYMFAYSERGRTLAQRKYEDDVPEDVKKRRLSEIIEQQMNIQEELNKKEIGRRHLVLVEGTSKRSDEQLCGRTDTNKMVVFDRQDNLEKGDYVEVTITDCTSATLMGDVIKKSSIKEYDQETVAA, from the coding sequence GTGGATCAACGTAACTTTTATATCGAAACGTACGGCTGTCAAATGAACGTTTCTGACACCGAAATTGTCAACTCCATTTTGATGGAAGAAGGCATGCAGCCGGTCAACGAACCTGACGATGCTGAAGTTGTTTTTATTAACACTTGTTCGATCCGGGAAAATGCCGAAGAACGCGTTTGGAATCGCCTTAAAGAGTTTAAAGCACTTAAAAGGGAACGAGACAAAGACATGACAGTAGGCGTTCTGGGCTGTATGGCCGAACGTATCCGCGAAAAAATTATGGAAAAAGAAGAGCTCGTTGATCTTGTCGTAGGTCCGGATGCCTATCGCGACCTGCCCAAGTTGCTTTCGGATGTCGATGACGGACGCAAAGCTGTAAATACGATCCTTTCGCTCGAAGAAACCTATGCTGATATCAAGCCGGTGCGCCGAAATGATAATGGGGTGAGTGCTTTTGTTACGATTATGCGTGGCTGCGATAATATGTGTGCATTTTGCGTGGTTCCCTTTACACGTGGACGAGAACGCAGTCGCAAGGCTGACAGTATTATTGAAGAACTTCAACAGCTTAGCAATCAAGGATATAAAGAGGTTACCCTGCTGGGACAAAACGTAAACTCTTACGACGATGGGGAAAATTCTTTTGCCGATCTGATGTACAAGGCCAGCCAGGTTGATCCAGAAATGCGCATTCGCTTCTCCTCTCCACATCCCAAAGACTTCCCGGAAGAATTGCTCGAAATTATTGCCGAGCAACCAAACCTCTGTAATTATATCCACATTCCAGCTCAATCCGGAAATAACGAGGTGCTCGAACGAATGCGACGTCCGTATACCCGCGAACAATATTTAGAACTGGTTGAAAAAATGCGAGATATCATTCCGGGAGTTACCTTATCGACCGATATTATTACTGGTTTTTGTGGAGAGACCGAAGAAGAGCATGAGGATACGATGTCACTTATGGCCAAGGTGAAATACGATCTTGCGTATATGTTTGCTTATTCTGAACGCGGACGCACCTTAGCTCAGCGCAAATACGAAGACGATGTGCCGGAAGATGTTAAAAAACGTCGTCTCTCAGAGATTATTGAACAGCAAATGAATATCCAGGAAGAGCTCAACAAAAAAGAAATTGGCCGACGTCATCTTGTCTTGGTTGAAGGCACCAGTAAGCGCTCTGATGAGCAACTATGCGGCCGTACCGATACAAATAAAATGGTTGTTTTTGACCGTCAAGATAATCTCGAAAAAGGCGACTATGTTGAAGTGACCATTACCGACTGTACCTCTGCAACTTTGATGGGTGATGTTATCAAGAAAAGTAGTATTAAAGAGTATGACCAAGAAACTGTTGCGGCTTAA
- a CDS encoding sigma-54 dependent transcriptional regulator: protein MDREAFQEQFGLIGESAALKQVIDKVIQVADTDITVLLQGESGVGKDVTAKAIHEISHRKDNDMVIVNCGAIPEGIIESELFGHEKGAFTGAHEARQGYFEKADNGTIFLDEIGDTPANVQVKLLRVLETGEYFRVGSSKVRKTDVRVVAATNKDLWQLVQDEEFREDLYYRLDTVKVKLPPLRERPDDIIPIFRKFVTEFSAKYDSVFKGFSDEAKELLISYRWPGNVRELRNVAEQLVVLEKSQFIDTDTLQKYLKGRQHTGSADNLPILADKESNQQSNGSLGGEDQRLIYRALVELQSDIGDLKKMLGTFLYSTFSQKNMKALPQNIQDEFSQGNMSDRDINVGDAADEEIGGIDSFTEADISEEDETEENAFSKFFSEENIPSIEKAEQFLIEQALKKYDGNRRKASEALGVSERTLYRKLDQYDLQ, encoded by the coding sequence ATGGATCGTGAAGCATTTCAAGAACAATTTGGACTTATTGGCGAATCGGCCGCGCTAAAGCAAGTCATTGACAAAGTTATCCAAGTGGCCGATACTGATATTACCGTCCTTCTTCAAGGTGAAAGTGGAGTTGGTAAGGATGTAACCGCCAAAGCCATCCACGAGATTAGTCACCGCAAAGATAACGATATGGTGATTGTCAACTGTGGAGCCATTCCCGAAGGGATTATTGAAAGTGAACTTTTTGGTCACGAAAAAGGTGCTTTTACCGGAGCACACGAAGCACGTCAAGGGTATTTTGAAAAAGCTGACAACGGTACCATCTTTTTGGATGAGATTGGCGATACTCCCGCAAATGTACAAGTAAAATTATTGCGTGTCCTTGAAACGGGGGAATATTTCCGTGTAGGCTCCAGTAAAGTTCGAAAAACAGATGTCCGTGTTGTAGCAGCTACCAATAAAGATTTGTGGCAGTTGGTTCAGGATGAAGAATTCAGAGAAGACTTGTATTACCGGCTGGATACGGTCAAGGTTAAGCTCCCCCCTCTTCGCGAGCGTCCCGATGATATTATCCCCATATTTCGAAAATTTGTTACTGAATTTTCTGCCAAATACGATTCTGTTTTTAAAGGATTTTCAGATGAAGCCAAAGAGCTTTTAATTTCATATCGTTGGCCGGGGAACGTCCGTGAACTTCGAAATGTAGCCGAGCAACTGGTTGTACTCGAAAAGTCACAATTCATTGATACTGATACACTTCAGAAATACCTCAAGGGACGGCAACATACCGGTTCAGCTGATAACTTACCTATTCTTGCGGATAAAGAGTCCAATCAACAATCCAACGGCTCCCTTGGTGGTGAAGACCAACGTCTTATTTACCGGGCTTTGGTTGAACTGCAAAGTGATATTGGCGACCTGAAAAAAATGTTGGGTACATTTCTCTACTCCACCTTCTCGCAAAAAAATATGAAAGCATTACCTCAGAACATCCAAGATGAGTTTAGCCAAGGTAATATGTCAGATAGGGACATAAACGTAGGTGATGCCGCAGATGAAGAAATTGGAGGTATCGATTCTTTTACGGAAGCTGATATTTCTGAAGAAGATGAAACGGAAGAAAATGCATTTTCGAAATTTTTTAGTGAAGAGAATATTCCTTCTATTGAAAAGGCCGAACAGTTTTTGATCGAACAAGCTCTTAAAAAATATGATGGCAACCGGCGCAAAGCATCCGAAGCCCTGGGCGTAAGTGAACGTACTCTTTACCGTAAGCTGGACCAATATGATCTACAATAA
- a CDS encoding LptE family protein, translating to MIYNNNSGVVAILIIAFALSGCFRYSFTGTSIPDDVNSIYIPFFADQSSGGVGNLSDRLNEALINRFINQTRLQLANSRDVADAVLEGSITNYANEPFSVTGEGQSSLNEVTITVRATFQYTDNEQAEWSSTFRGSETYDTNENPIEGETNAAAEALNQVANNMFNDAVSGW from the coding sequence ATGATCTACAATAATAATTCAGGTGTAGTTGCGATACTCATTATCGCATTTGCGCTAAGTGGTTGTTTTCGCTATAGTTTTACCGGCACCTCAATCCCCGATGATGTAAATTCTATTTATATTCCCTTCTTTGCAGATCAATCGTCAGGGGGTGTTGGTAACCTAAGTGATCGTCTAAATGAAGCACTCATTAATCGTTTTATCAATCAAACCCGTTTACAGCTTGCCAATTCTCGGGATGTTGCCGATGCAGTTCTGGAAGGATCTATTACCAACTATGCCAACGAACCATTTAGTGTAACGGGTGAGGGACAAAGTAGCCTTAATGAAGTTACTATTACCGTTCGGGCTACTTTTCAATACACCGACAACGAACAGGCAGAATGGAGTAGCACTTTCCGGGGATCAGAAACATACGATACCAATGAAAATCCTATCGAAGGAGAAACCAATGCCGCTGCTGAAGCCCTCAATCAAGTGGCTAATAATATGTTTAACGATGCTGTAAGCGGTTGGTAA
- a CDS encoding tetratricopeptide repeat protein → MPQLPFKIPKSLASYAEHFDKEPIEATKRLKKQLKKRGPDAVGHFLLAWFYHLEGMDDQAVDEALKARIFAPGSPFFEKLHYYLSHPNTLEAWTPESTSASTKTSSTIDEPGPVLNLDSLIEKLSSVESKRIRPQKEEETQTKSKKQMPGDNVDDIVSETLAQIHERQGKFSAAINTYEQLINLHPNKKDHYNEEIARLKALREENEGE, encoded by the coding sequence ATGCCTCAATTACCGTTCAAAATTCCTAAATCTCTTGCTTCGTATGCCGAACATTTTGATAAAGAACCTATTGAAGCAACAAAACGCTTAAAAAAACAGCTCAAAAAACGTGGTCCCGATGCGGTGGGACACTTTCTTTTGGCTTGGTTTTATCACCTCGAAGGTATGGACGATCAAGCGGTAGACGAAGCTCTCAAGGCACGGATATTTGCTCCCGGCAGTCCTTTCTTTGAAAAGCTGCATTACTATTTGAGTCATCCTAACACTTTAGAAGCATGGACCCCTGAATCTACATCTGCTTCTACAAAAACCTCTTCTACGATTGATGAACCCGGCCCGGTTCTTAATCTGGACTCCCTCATTGAAAAACTTTCTTCTGTAGAATCAAAGAGGATTCGTCCGCAAAAAGAAGAAGAGACACAAACTAAATCTAAAAAACAAATGCCAGGTGATAATGTCGATGATATCGTATCAGAAACCCTGGCTCAAATTCATGAACGGCAAGGAAAATTTAGTGCTGCCATCAATACATATGAGCAGCTAATAAATCTTCATCCTAATAAAAAGGACCACTATAACGAAGAGATAGCTCGGTTGAAAGCTTTACGAGAAGAAAACGAAGGAGAGTAA
- a CDS encoding MBL fold metallo-hydrolase, translating into MNISSFTVGPFAENTYLLTEGGEALLIDPGFVEDQEFEHVKKKLREHDIDLLAVLLTHAHVDHVLGLQRVLDDFDVPVYLSERDRYLWNNFGSQAAMFGLTSNDFDFEPEVLPVTEEWQIGDFSFDVRYTPGHAPDHVSLYSSEDGIVIAGDALFREGIGRTDLYKGDFKVLEKAIREQLYSLPDDTVVYPGHGPKTTIGHEKQANPFVKA; encoded by the coding sequence ATGAATATATCTTCGTTTACTGTTGGACCTTTTGCTGAAAATACTTATCTGTTGACCGAAGGAGGGGAGGCCTTGCTAATTGATCCCGGTTTTGTAGAAGATCAAGAATTTGAGCACGTAAAAAAGAAGCTTCGGGAGCATGATATTGATCTCCTTGCGGTACTGCTAACACATGCCCATGTCGATCATGTATTGGGATTACAGCGTGTGCTGGATGATTTTGATGTGCCCGTCTATCTTAGTGAAAGGGATCGGTACTTGTGGAATAATTTCGGGTCCCAGGCGGCGATGTTCGGCCTAACTTCCAATGATTTTGATTTTGAGCCGGAAGTATTACCCGTTACAGAAGAATGGCAGATTGGTGATTTTTCGTTTGATGTGCGCTACACGCCGGGTCATGCGCCCGATCATGTATCCCTGTATAGTTCAGAGGATGGAATTGTTATTGCCGGAGATGCTCTCTTCCGAGAAGGCATTGGACGAACTGATCTTTACAAAGGAGATTTTAAGGTGTTGGAAAAAGCAATTCGTGAACAGCTTTATTCCCTTCCGGATGATACAGTGGTGTATCCCGGACACGGGCCAAAAACGACTATTGGGCACGAAAAGCAGGCCAATCCCTTTGTAAAAGCATAG
- the rpmE gene encoding 50S ribosomal protein L31: MKDGIHPEYNEITVVMSDGTEFKTRSTMDTQDGVYRSEVDSKNHPFYTGNMNFQKKAGRIDRFKKRYGKED, encoded by the coding sequence ATGAAAGACGGAATTCACCCAGAGTACAACGAAATCACGGTTGTGATGAGCGATGGTACAGAATTTAAGACTCGCAGTACGATGGATACCCAAGACGGTGTGTATCGAAGCGAGGTTGATTCTAAAAACCATCCCTTTTACACCGGTAACATGAACTTCCAGAAGAAGGCCGGACGTATCGATCGTTTCAAGAAGCGTTACGGAAAAGAAGACTAA
- a CDS encoding sigma 54-interacting transcriptional regulator, translated as MDCMREQVTTLGELRASDWQSKSVKEEVRQNLIKKIKADEPIFSNILGYDNSVIPQLQNALLSKHDIILLGLRGQAKTKILRQLTVLLDEYMPIVRGSEINDDPFNPISKYARELVDEKGDDTPIEWIHRSERYGEKLATPDTAVADLIGDIDPIKAAAEKLTLANENVINFGLVPRTNRGIFAINELPDLQPRIQVALLNIMQERDIQIRGFNVRIPLDVLMVFSANPEDYTNRGSIITPLKDRIDSQILTHYPKELDTGMKITDQEAWISRDSAIEVTVPSIIKELLEQVAFVARESEYIDQKSGVSTRMTITAMEQLVSAAERRALTNGEENTTVRITDVFHILPALTGKLELVYEGEQEGALNVAKHIIGKAIKKTFAQYFPDPAEQKKSEENMYQPVLDWFADGNTLEIGDTISQDEYEQKLKSVEGLASLVDGNSLLDKSSNKFVLMDFVIEALHQHSMVGKEDLDNVRSYSDMLGSMLGSIDDLDDFDDFDK; from the coding sequence ATGGATTGTATGCGAGAACAGGTAACAACGCTGGGAGAATTAAGGGCTTCGGATTGGCAATCGAAATCGGTGAAAGAAGAAGTGCGTCAAAATCTTATTAAAAAGATAAAAGCCGATGAGCCGATCTTTTCCAATATTTTGGGATATGATAATTCGGTAATCCCTCAGTTGCAAAATGCGCTGTTGTCCAAGCATGATATTATTTTACTGGGGCTAAGGGGGCAGGCCAAGACGAAGATATTACGTCAGCTTACAGTCTTGTTGGATGAGTATATGCCTATTGTGCGGGGATCAGAGATCAACGATGATCCTTTTAATCCAATATCAAAATATGCCCGTGAGCTGGTGGATGAAAAAGGCGATGATACGCCGATTGAATGGATACACCGAAGTGAACGCTATGGCGAAAAACTGGCTACCCCGGATACGGCTGTGGCAGATCTTATTGGTGATATTGATCCTATTAAAGCAGCGGCTGAAAAACTAACCTTGGCCAATGAAAATGTGATCAATTTTGGATTGGTCCCCCGTACCAATCGGGGAATTTTTGCTATTAACGAGCTTCCTGATCTGCAGCCGCGTATACAGGTGGCGCTCCTTAATATTATGCAGGAGCGCGATATCCAGATTCGAGGTTTTAATGTGCGTATCCCGCTGGATGTACTGATGGTGTTTTCTGCCAATCCCGAAGATTATACCAACCGTGGTAGTATTATCACACCGCTAAAAGATCGAATCGACTCCCAGATTTTAACGCATTATCCCAAAGAGTTAGACACGGGAATGAAAATTACCGATCAAGAGGCCTGGATTTCCAGAGATAGTGCCATTGAGGTTACGGTTCCTTCTATTATTAAAGAGTTGTTAGAACAGGTGGCGTTTGTAGCTCGTGAATCGGAATACATCGATCAGAAAAGCGGAGTTTCTACAAGAATGACGATTACGGCGATGGAGCAACTGGTTTCTGCGGCAGAGCGCAGGGCATTAACAAATGGTGAGGAGAATACGACGGTTCGTATTACGGATGTGTTTCATATTTTGCCGGCGTTGACTGGAAAGCTGGAACTTGTTTATGAAGGTGAGCAGGAGGGGGCTCTCAATGTAGCCAAGCATATCATTGGTAAAGCGATAAAGAAAACATTTGCCCAGTATTTTCCTGATCCTGCAGAGCAGAAGAAAAGTGAGGAAAACATGTACCAACCGGTTTTAGATTGGTTTGCTGATGGAAATACACTGGAGATTGGTGATACCATAAGTCAGGATGAATATGAGCAAAAATTGAAATCTGTAGAAGGTTTAGCTTCTCTTGTAGATGGCAATTCACTGTTGGATAAGAGTAGCAATAAGTTTGTATTAATGGATTTTGTGATTGAAGCGTTGCACCAGCATTCGATGGTGGGTAAAGAGGATTTAGACAATGTCCGAAGTTATTCGGATATGCTGGGTAGCATGCTCGGATCTATTGACGATCTGGATGATTTCGATGATTTTGATAAGTGA